GGAGCCGGCCCGGGTGCAGGCGGAATGGGCCATTCTGGCCATGTGGTTGTTCGGTTCCCGGTTTCTTTTGGTGGTCGGACCCGTAAGACCACCAGGATTAAATTTCTTACCGATGGCATGCTGCTGGCCGAGGCAGCTTCTGACCGAAAGCTCTCCCGCTACGATGCGATCATTATCGACGAGGCCCATGAGCGCAGCCTCAATATTGATTTTTTGCTCGGCATCATTAAACGGCTGGTCGTGCTCAGGCCGGATCTGAAGATTATCATTTCGTCAGCTACTCTCGATACCGAAAAGTTTTCCCGTCATTTCGATGGGGCCAAGGTCATCACGATTCCAGGGAAGACCTTTCCCATCGAGATTCGATACTGTCCGACTCCGGAGGCTGCCTCCGGGGCTGAACCGTCGATTGCCGAGCAGACAGTTGCGGTGGTGGGTGATATCGTCCGTCATGAACCATATGGGGATATTCTGGTATTCATGGCCACTGAGCGCGACATCGTGGAGGTGGTGGAGTCCTTGGACGGGGCAGGAGATGCCGGCAAGAATCTTTCGGTCCTGCCGCTGTTCGGGAGGCTTTCCGGTCGCGAGCAAAGCCGTATTTTTGTCGAGAGCAAACAGCGTAAGGTTGTTGTTGCCACCAACGTTGCCGAGACTTCGATTACCGTGCCAGGTATTCGTTATGTTGTTGATTCAGGCCAGGCCCGAATCTCAAGTTATAGTCCCAGGGCCAGGACCACTAAGTTGCCGGTCTGCTCGATCTCAAGGGCCAGCGCCGACCAGAGACGCGGCCGCTGTGGTCGTGTCGGTCCAGGTGTCTGTATCCGTCTTTATAGTGAAGAGGACTATCTGGCCCGTGAAGAATTCACGCCGCCGGAAATTGTCCGTGCCAATCTGGCTGATGTTATTTTACGGATGCTTGATCTGCGCTTGGGGCATCCAGCAAAATTTCCCTTTCTTGATCCTCCCCATCCCCGTGCCGTCAAAGACGGCATAGCCGTGCTGCGTGAGTTGTCTGCAGTGGAAGAGAGCGCTGAAGGGCCAGGATTCCGCCTGACCAAGCAGGGTCGGTTGATGGCCCGTCTGCCTCTTGATCCTTGTATTGCCAGGATGGTCCTCGAGGCCAGGGATCGCCGTGTCTTGCATCCGGTGATGATTATTGCCGCGGCCTTAAGCATCCAGGACCCTCGGATTCGTCCACTCGGGAGCGAAGGGTCAGCGGATACCGCCCATCGCCAGTTTGTTGAGCCGTCATCAGATTTTATTACCTTGCTGAATATCTGGCGTCACTATCATCATGTGGCGCGAACCGTGAACCGGTCCCGGCTGCGTAAATATTGTCAGCAGAATTTTCTGGGCTACCAGCGGATGCGGGAGTGGTGTGATATTTACGAACAGATCTGTCATACCTTGGAGGAGAATGGCAATTTTGTGGTTGAACCATGCCCTGGGGACCATGATGCCATCCATCAGTCCATCCTCACTGGAATCGTCCGTAATATCGGTTTTCGCAAGGAGAAGAATCTCTATCAGGGCGCCTTTGGCAAGGAGGTTATGGTCTTTCCCGGTTCGGGCCAATTCAACAAGACCGGGCAGTGGCTGATGGCGGCGGAAATGGTCGAGACCACCCGTCTCTATGCGCGAACAGTCGCCACCATCAATCCTCAGTGGCTGGAGAGGATCGCGGCGGGACTCTGCCACTCCTCTTACTCGGATGCGCATTGGGAAAAAAAACGCGGTCAAGTGGTGGCTTTGGAAAAGGTGACTCTTTTCGGTCTTCCCCTGGTTCAGGGGCGGCGGGTCAATTATGGACCGATCAATCCCAAGGAGGCCCGGCAGATTTTTATTCAGTCAGCCTTGGTTGAGGGCGAGGTGAGCCGTGATTTTGATTTTTTGAGTCGTAATCAAGAGTTGATTGCGGAGTTGCAGGAGATCGAAGATCGGATGCGACGAAGGTATCTGATTGACGATTACGCACTGGCTAATTTTTATGATCAGCGCTTGCCTGACCTGGTCTGGGACGTGGCTAGCCTGGTCCGGGTGCTGCCGCGGGTTGGCGCTATTTTGATGATGACCAGAGACGATCTTGTGGCCGATGACCCTGATGCAGAGCAACTCGAAGATTTTCCTTCCGAGTTGACTGTCGGGTCTTTTTGCCTGCCGCTCTTCTATAAATTCACTCCCGGAACCCGTGAGGATGGGGTCTCTGTTCATATCCCGGTAACAGCGCTGCCCCATATCAATCCGCAGATCTTTGACTGGCTGGTTCCTGGACTCATCACGGAAAAGATTACGTGCCTGCTCCGCTCTTTGCCTAAGACGATTCGGAAGCATCTGGTCCCAGTTAATCAGACTGCGGCAGATCTCTTTAAGCACGTTGATTTTGGCGTTGGTTCTCTTCCTCTGATGCTGGCCCGACTCATCGAACAGCAGTTTGGACTTGTGGTCGCCAAGGAGGATTGGCGTAGTGAAGAGTTGCCTGTTCACCTGCGGATGCGATTCTGCCTGGTAAGTGATGATGGATGCGTGATCAAGCACAGTCGAAATTTTGGCGATTTGTTTGCGGTCGAGACCAGGAAAGATGGGGGCATTCCCTTTGCTGATATCAGGAAGCAATGGGAGCGTGACGGAATTGCAGAGTATGACGATTCGATCCCCTCTCGTATCCCTGTTCCCTTGCAGGCCGGGGCTTTGGCTGGGTATGCCTTTCCCGCTCTCGTTGATATCGGCGGCAATAGGATCGGGTTGCGACTTTTTCTGTCAGAAGAGGAGAGTAGGCAAAAAAATCAATCAGGCTTACGTTTGCTGTATGAGCGAGATCTCGGTCCTCTGGTCAAGAGAGTTGCCAAGGATTTTGCGCTGCATCAACTCGATTGGTCCTTGTTTCAATGGCTGGGGAGCTTGAAATCGGTCAATGAACAGATGCAGCATTTTATCATCACCGAAATTTGTGATTTAAAACTAGGTTTGCCCAGCAAGGAAGAGTTTGAACATCGCCTGGTCAATTTTGCTGACGGCGAGTTTTACCGGCAGGCGGGAGATATCTTTACCCGGGTACGGAACTTGTTGGTAGAGCGGGCCGATACCGTGGCCCTGTGTGCCAAGTTCAAGGAGCTGGCTGTTAAGTCGCCATATAACGTTCAGCGGTTTAAGCGGTATGATGAAGCGCTTGCGCAGCTGTTGCCACATGATTTTCTGCAAATATTCGATCAGGGGGACCTGGATAGAACTCCTCGTTATTTGAAAGCGTTGCGGATCAGGATTGAGCGGGCTCATGTCGCGCCGGGTCGCGACCAGGAAAAGGAAGCGCAGGTTGCCCCTTTTGATGCCAAGGTGCGTGAACTTCATGACCGCCTCTCATTGATAGCGATTCCTGTTCAGCGGCAAGAGGCTGGGCCATTGGTAGCGGAATTTATTCGAATGGTCGATGAATTTAAGGTCTCGGTCTTTGCGCCTGAGATCAAAACCACTATCCCGATCTCTGTCAAGCGGTTGGAACAGAAGTGGCTGGAGATAAATCAGCGTCTGTAGCTTGCTATTCGGCATATCGAACTGCCTATTTAAGAAAAATGTGGATAGCGCAGCGCATCCACATTTTTCTCTATCCTCTTCATTGATGACCTCTGTAGTTCCTGGTTTTTTTAATTAACTTTTACCGATAATTACTTTATGATGTTAGTGTAACTACCTATCTGGGAGTGTCTTTGTCGGATCCTATTGATAATTATGGAGTTTTTTCCCATGAAAAAAGTACCCGTCATAGTGGCCTTAATTGCGGTGGGCCTGGCTGGTAATTATTTCGGGTATCCTGCCTTTATCAATGCTGATTACCTGTTCGGTAGTTTTTTTTCGATGCTTGTTTTGCAGGTTTTTGGTTTCATCCCGGGCATCATTGCCGCATTTATTATCAGTGCGGGCACTTTTTTTACTGCCTATCATCCTTATAGCTTGCTTGTTCTGGTCGGTGAAGTTGTTGTCGTTGGCTGGCTGTATTCCCGAAACAAGGGCTTTGCCTTTGTTTTCATGGACACCCTGTACTGGCTGATTATCGGGATGCCAGTGGGGTATCTCTGTTCCCGTTTTTCCTTAGATCTCGATTCGAGTCTATCATTTATTTTTATGTTCAAGCAGGCGATTAACGGTATCTGTAATGCCTTAATGGCCAGGTTGCTGTTTATGTTTTTGCAGGTTAGGGGCCGGGATTATATGTTCCCATTGCGAGAGGTGATCTTTAACTTTCTTGCTTTGTTTATGTTGATCCCGTCTTTTGTTATTTTTACTTATGAGAGTCGGCGTGACTTTAATCAATTTGACAGGGGGATTCGTCAGGCACTGCTTGGGGAATCTCGACAGACGGTCAATTCGTTGAACCTCTGGCTGCATGAGAAGATTATCAAGGTAAATAGTCTGGCGTGGCGCAAGACGCATTATAAAGAGGTCTCTCAGGATAATCTTGATGCCATACGTGAGTCTGATTTTGATCTCTCTATGATTGGTTTTATTGATAAAAATGCCATGAGCACAGCGTTTTCTCCTGTGGTTGATGACCTTGGTGCCAGCACCATTGGGCTCGATTTTTCTGACCGGCAGTATCTTGTTGAGTTGAAGCGAACCTTGCAGCCTCAGCTTTCGGAAGTTGTGTTGTCCAAATTTGGCGAGCCTGATCCTATTGTTGTGTTGGCTGCGCCTGTTCTTGCTGATGGAATATATGATGGTTATGTCGCCGGAATATTTAATATCATCCAGATCCGGCAGATTCTTACCTTGGCCGCTTCTGATGATGGGTTGGATCTTACCCTTATTGATAAAAATGGGCTGGTTATTGTTTCTACCCATCAAACACTATCGATTATGGCCCCCTTTGCACGGTCAGCGGGAGAACAACAGGCATTGGCAGATGGCTTGGTGCAGTGGACCCCGGATCTTCCTCGATTAAATTCGTTGTATGAACGTTGGTGGAATACGGTCTATTTTATTGAAAGCGAGGTTGGCAATCATGGGGAGTGGACGTTGATTGTTGAGCAATCGGTTGCTCCATATCGGATGGAACTTACCGGAATGTACGCTAATCAACTGGAAATAGTTTTTGTTATTCTTATTCTTACTATGATTTTTGCACGGTTGATCAGCCGGAATATTCTTGGCTCGTTTGGTCAACTCCATGACATTTCGATTCAATTACAACATGATGTAACATCTGTCGATCAGGTTGTCTGGCCGAAAAGTATGGTGAGCGAAGTGGATTATCTCATTGGTACAGTCAAGGATATAGCCACTCTCCTGGTATCAAAAATTCGTGAGGTTATTTCTGTTAATGAAAATCTTGAGACGCGAATAGCAAAGAGGACCAGGCAGCTTGCAGAGCTGAACTCAAACCTTGAAACGCAGGTGAAGGAAGAAGTTGAACGTCGTCATAAACAGGAACAGTTTTTGGTTCAGCAGGCGAAACTTGCGGCCATGGGTGAGATGCTTGGAGCGATCGCTCATCAATGGCGTCAACCCTTAAACACCCTCGGGCTTTGTGTTCAGAATATCAAGGATGCCTATCGTTTTGGCGAATTAGATCAGGGCTATCTTGATGCGACTGTTGATCAGTCCATGGCCCAGATTGCACAGATGTCGAAGACTATTGATGACTTCAGGGATTTTTTCAGGAAGGATAAAAATATAACCAGGTTTGATGCCATGGCGGTGGTTGGTGAAGTTTTGAGTCTGTTCTCTCCCCAGTTGAGAGTTCACGATATTCGTTTTGTTCTTTCATGTTTAACCCATCAGCGATCATTTGACAGAGTTGAAGATATTGTTTTGTGTCCAGAAAAAGAGATGGAGGGAAGTAAAAACGAATTTAAACATGTGATTTTGAACCTGATCAGCAATGCCAAAGATGCAATCTGTGAACGTAGGGGAGTGGAGGGGAAGCTCTTCTCCGAATCTGGATATATTATCTTTGATTTCTCAACTGTTGAGAAGGAGATAGTTATCACGGTACGAGACAATGGGGTTGGTATATCTGCGCAACTTCGTGATCGGGTTTTCGAACCCTATTTTACGACGAAGAAGCCTGGGTGCGGCACAGGAATTGGCATGTATCTGGCGAAAATTATTATTGAGGAGCACTTCCACGGCAAGTTGACTGTGGGAGAGAGTGAACAAGGTGCAGCTTTCGTTATCACCGTGCCTGCAGGAGGAATTGAGACGCAAGGGAAATTGTAACCGTTCACCAGGGGGCACCGAAACTACAGGTAACCCCGGAACTGTAAACGATCACAGCGCTGCAGATGCGCGAAAGAGGCCTGTGCGCTATACATATGGTATGCGAACCAGGCCGATGACAAAGCAGATGCGGCGCTGTTGAACGGTTACGGGAAATTAAGTTTAGTAACTTAAATCCAATTGAGGTGAAAAATGGAGAGCAATCAACAGGGCCTGAAGATTTTGTGTGTCGAGGATGAGCCTGGGATCCGTGAACAGCTCTTACGGTTGTTACAACGCCGAGGGAACAAGGTGCTTGGTGCCAAAAACGGTAAAGAGGGTTTGGCGCTTTATCGGGAGTATAGCCCGGAAATAGTTGTCACCGATATTAGGATGCCGGTTATGGATGGGTTGACTATGATCAAGGAGATTAAAGAGATTTCTCGTGATGTCAAGACAATCGTCACGACCGCGTTTACTGATTTTTCATATATGATGGATGCTATCGATTTGGGGGTAGATCATTATGTGGTGAAGCCTATTAATATAGATAATCTATTAGGCTCGATCGATAAATGTGCAGAAAACATTTCTTGCCGGACTGTGGCCCG
This DNA window, taken from Desulfobulbaceae bacterium, encodes the following:
- the hrpA gene encoding ATP-dependent RNA helicase HrpA codes for the protein MGHSGHVVVRFPVSFGGRTRKTTRIKFLTDGMLLAEAASDRKLSRYDAIIIDEAHERSLNIDFLLGIIKRLVVLRPDLKIIISSATLDTEKFSRHFDGAKVITIPGKTFPIEIRYCPTPEAASGAEPSIAEQTVAVVGDIVRHEPYGDILVFMATERDIVEVVESLDGAGDAGKNLSVLPLFGRLSGREQSRIFVESKQRKVVVATNVAETSITVPGIRYVVDSGQARISSYSPRARTTKLPVCSISRASADQRRGRCGRVGPGVCIRLYSEEDYLAREEFTPPEIVRANLADVILRMLDLRLGHPAKFPFLDPPHPRAVKDGIAVLRELSAVEESAEGPGFRLTKQGRLMARLPLDPCIARMVLEARDRRVLHPVMIIAAALSIQDPRIRPLGSEGSADTAHRQFVEPSSDFITLLNIWRHYHHVARTVNRSRLRKYCQQNFLGYQRMREWCDIYEQICHTLEENGNFVVEPCPGDHDAIHQSILTGIVRNIGFRKEKNLYQGAFGKEVMVFPGSGQFNKTGQWLMAAEMVETTRLYARTVATINPQWLERIAAGLCHSSYSDAHWEKKRGQVVALEKVTLFGLPLVQGRRVNYGPINPKEARQIFIQSALVEGEVSRDFDFLSRNQELIAELQEIEDRMRRRYLIDDYALANFYDQRLPDLVWDVASLVRVLPRVGAILMMTRDDLVADDPDAEQLEDFPSELTVGSFCLPLFYKFTPGTREDGVSVHIPVTALPHINPQIFDWLVPGLITEKITCLLRSLPKTIRKHLVPVNQTAADLFKHVDFGVGSLPLMLARLIEQQFGLVVAKEDWRSEELPVHLRMRFCLVSDDGCVIKHSRNFGDLFAVETRKDGGIPFADIRKQWERDGIAEYDDSIPSRIPVPLQAGALAGYAFPALVDIGGNRIGLRLFLSEEESRQKNQSGLRLLYERDLGPLVKRVAKDFALHQLDWSLFQWLGSLKSVNEQMQHFIITEICDLKLGLPSKEEFEHRLVNFADGEFYRQAGDIFTRVRNLLVERADTVALCAKFKELAVKSPYNVQRFKRYDEALAQLLPHDFLQIFDQGDLDRTPRYLKALRIRIERAHVAPGRDQEKEAQVAPFDAKVRELHDRLSLIAIPVQRQEAGPLVAEFIRMVDEFKVSVFAPEIKTTIPISVKRLEQKWLEINQRL
- a CDS encoding response regulator, which translates into the protein MESNQQGLKILCVEDEPGIREQLLRLLQRRGNKVLGAKNGKEGLALYREYSPEIVVTDIRMPVMDGLTMIKEIKEISRDVKTIVTTAFTDFSYMMDAIDLGVDHYVVKPINIDNLLGSIDKCAENISCRTVARQYLKEREKLITELHAALNKVKQLSGFLPICASCKKIRNDKGYWQQIESYIRAHSEAEFSHGICPDCAYKLYPECFSKK